A section of the Humulus lupulus chromosome 2, drHumLupu1.1, whole genome shotgun sequence genome encodes:
- the LOC133819394 gene encoding flowering-promoting factor 1-like protein 3 codes for MSGVWLFENGVVRLVENPGAESYDGSRQGSQRRRKVLVHTASNEVITSYSALEQKLSSLGWERYYDDPDLLQFHKRSTVHLISLPKDFNKLKSMHMYDIVVKNRNVFEVRDM; via the coding sequence ATGTCCGGAGTTTGGTTGTTCGAAAACGGCGTCGTTCGGCTAGTGGAGAATCCGGGTGCCGAGTCTTACGACGGAAGCCGGCAAGGGTCGCAGAGGCGGAGGAAGGTGCTGGTCCACACGGCGTCGAACGAGGTGATAACGTCGTACTCGGCGCTGGAGCAGAAATTGTCGTCGTTGGGTTGGGAAAGGTACTACGATGACCCGGACTTGCTTCAGTTCCACAAACGCTCCACCGTTCACCTCATCTCTCTCCCCAAAGACTTTAACAAGCTCAAGTCCATGCACATGTACGACATCGTCGTCAAGAACCGTAATGTCTTTGAAGTCAGGGACATGTAG